GCCTTTTAAATGCGTTTTAACAGCACTTTAAACGTATTTAAAAGATTTTAAATTTTAAAGAAAGGAGCTAATTATGCAATTAGCAGACAGAATAAAAGACTTCATCGAAGCTAATAAATCAAGCGGTATGAGTCAGAACAAATTTGCTACGGCGTTGGGAATAAATCCCGCGTATATCTCGGGATATATAAAGGAAGGCTCTAGCTACAAGTATGCCGACAAAGTAGAAGAGCCAGCTAA
The nucleotide sequence above comes from Campylobacter concisus. Encoded proteins:
- a CDS encoding helix-turn-helix domain-containing protein, which produces MQLADRIKDFIEANKSSGMSQNKFATALGINPAYISGYIKEGSSYKYADKVEEPA